Genomic DNA from Synechococcales cyanobacterium T60_A2020_003:
TACCGTCCACCAATGCGAATAGCGTGTCATCACTACCGCGCCCAACATTTGCGCCAGGGTGAACCTTCGTACCTCGTTGACGAACGAGGATATTGCCAGCACGCACAACTTGGCCGCCATAACGCTTAACGCCAAGGCGCTGGGCATTAGAGTCGCGTCCGTTT
This window encodes:
- the rpmA gene encoding 50S ribosomal protein L27, coding for MAHKKGTGSTRNGRDSNAQRLGVKRYGGQVVRAGNILVRQRGTKVHPGANVGRGSDDTLFALVDGIVTFERRGKSRKKVSVYPVAVEA